A region from the Lytechinus variegatus isolate NC3 chromosome 6, Lvar_3.0, whole genome shotgun sequence genome encodes:
- the LOC121417279 gene encoding zinc finger protein 665-like, whose product MPLPKTDECSDVQVYFTANEWADISDYERICIQNVKENYEMMIEVGVQVNPPKFMQRQQILQTEIIEESEYKGTETKGSSDVHNQQGNTCHTVQNELHKENLNTFTIKVEAEYDDDGHLLVEANHDAEGKITDLEWKNYDQITLTQTNPILSGDLRTMSGDLVSPSCDQKAEICEANHNAEGKINDLEWKNCDHITQTQTNPISSGDQRTKSGDQKAEICEANHNAEGKINDLEWKNCDHITQTQTNPISSGDQRTKSGDLILSCDQKAEEASGGSHAPTQFQSICEKDSGLYRCEYCGSVYAIPLILARHLKYKHGLNGVVLPSYASKERILQFVEGEIQKSMCDINDFTHGEKIILKSGNKENIILEKKPYTCNQCGKAFISANHLTTHERIHTGEKPYVCDQCGKAFHQISNLKVHKLIHTGEKPFVCIKCGKAFNTKQSLITHKRVHTGEKPFECDQCGKAFSDGSSLRRHKQIHTGEKPYVCDQCGKAFHDISNLTRHKRSHTGEKRFVCDKCGKAFLEKCNLTLHKRIHTGEKPYVCDQCGKAYNHEYTLITHKRVHTGEKPFECDQCGKAFSVASSLRRHQQIHTGKKPYVCDQCGKAFHDISNLTRHKRSHTGEKPFVCDQCGKAFLEKCNLTLHKRIHTGEKPYVCDQCGKAYNHEYTLITHKRVHTGEKPFECDQCGKAFSKESSLRRHKQIHTGEKLYVCDQCGKAFHDLSNFTRHKRIHTGEKPFVCDLPGQALFEKSDLIVHKRIHTGDKPCVCDQCGKAFSQIQDLTRHKQIHTGEKPYVCDQCGKVFNCEYTLKTHKRIHTGEKPYVCDQCGKAFLKISNLTKHKRIHTGEKPFVCDQCGQAFYEKSDLTVHKRIHTGEKPFVCDQCGKAFNREYTLKTHKRIHTGEKPYVCDQCGKAFNEISNLTKHKRIHTG is encoded by the exons ATGCCTCTGCCAAAGACAGATGAATGTTCAGATGTCCAGGTTTACTTCACAGCCAATGAATGGGCAGATATCAGCGATTACGAAAGGATCTGTATCCAGAATGTCAAGGAAAACTATGAGATGATGATAGAAGTTG GGGTACAGGTCAACCCACCAAAGTTCATGCAACGTCAGCAGATATTACAGACAGAGATAATTGAGGAAAGTGAGTATAAGGGGACAGAGACAAAGG GGTCTTCTGACGTTCATAATCAACAGGGAAATACATGTCATACAGTGCAGAATGAGTTACATAAAGAGAATTTGAATACA TTCACCATAAAAGTAGAAGCcgagtatgatgatgatggccatCTGCTAGTTGAGGCTAATCATGATGCAGAAGGGAAAATTACTGATCTGGAATGGAAGAACTATGATCAAATTACCCTGACACAAACCAATCCAATATTATCAGGTGATCTTAGGACCATGTCAGGTGATCTTGTCTCTCCGTCATGTGATCAGAAGGCAGAAATATGTGAGGCTAATCACAATGCAGAAGGGAAAATCAATGATCTTGAATGGAAAAACTGTGATCATATTACCCAGACACAAACCAATCCAATATCATCAGGTGATCAGAGGACCAAGTCAGGTGATCAGAAGGCAGAAATATGTGAGGCTAATCACAATGCAGAAGGGAAAATCAATGATCTTGAATGGAAAAACTGTGATCATATTACCCAGACACAAACCAATCCAATATCATCAGGTGATCAGAGGACCAAGTCAGGTGATCTCATTCTGTCATGTGATCAGAAGGCAGAAGAAGCTTCAGGAGGCAGCCATGCTCCAACCCAATTCCAATCCATATGTGAAAAGG ATTCTGGACTCTACAGATGCGAGTATTGTGGATCAGTCTATGCTATTCCTCTCATCTTAGCAAGGCATCTCAAGTACAAACATGGGCTTAATGGTGTTGTCTTGCCATCGTATGCATCAAAGGAACGCATTCTACAATTTGTTGAAGGAGAAATACAAAAATCCATGTGTGATATTAATGATTTTACACATGGTGAAAAGATAATTTTGAAATCAGGAAATAAGGAAAACATAATACTTGAAAAGAAACCTTATACATGCAATCagtgtggtaaggcatttatttCTGCAAATCATCTCACAACACATGAACGCATCCATACAGGTGAAAAGCCCTATGTgtgtgatcaatgtggtaaggcttttcatcaaatatcCAATCTCAAAGTACACAAACTtatccatacaggtgagaaaCCATTTGTATGTATTAaatgtggtaaggcatttaacACAAAACAGAGTCTCATAACACATAAACGAGTCCATACTGGTGAGAAGCCCTTTGAGTGTGATCagtgtggtaaggcatttagtGATGGAAGTTCATTGAGAAGACACAAGCAgatccatacaggtgagaagccctatgtatgtgatcaatgtggtaaggcatttcATGATATATCCAATCTCACAAGACATAAACGAAGCCATACAGGTGAGAAGCGCTTTGTATGTGACAAGTGTGGGAAGGCATTTCTTGAAAAATGCAATCTCACTTTACACAAACGAATCCATACAGGTGAAAAGCCCTATGTATGTGATCAGTGTGGTAAAGCATATAACCATGAATATACTCTCATAACACATAAACGAGTCCATACTGGTGAGAAGCCCTTTGAGTGTGATCAGTGTGGTAAGGCATTCAGTGTTGCAAGTTCATTGAGAAGACACCAGCAGATCCATACAGGTAAGAAGCCCTATGTttgtgatcaatgtggtaaggcatttcATGATATATCCAATCTCACAAGACATAAACGAAGCCATACAGGTGAGAAGCCCTTCGTATGTGACCAGTGTGGGAAGGCATTTCTTGAAAAATGCAATCTCACTTTACACAAACGAATCCATACAGGTGAAAAGCCCTATGTATGTGATCAGTGTGGTAAAGCATATAACCATGAATATACTCTCATAACACATAAACGAGTCCATACTGGTGAGAAGCCCTTTGAGTGTGATCagtgtggtaaggcatttagtAAAGAAAGTTCATTGAGAAGACACAAGCAgatccatacaggtgagaagcTCTATGTttgtgatcaatgtggtaaggcatttcATGATTTATCCAATTTTACAAGACATAAAcgaatccatacaggtgagaagcCATTTGTATGTGACCTACCTGGTCAAGCATTATTTGAAAAATCTGATCTCATAGTACACAAACGTATCCATACAGGTGACAAGCCCTGtgtatgtgatcaatgtggtaaggcTTTTAGTCAAATACAAGATCTTACTAGACATAAACAAATCCATACTGGTGAGAAGCCTTATGTATGTGATCAGTGTGGTAAAGTGTTTAATTGTGAATATACTCTTAAAACACATAAACGCATCCATACTGGTGAAAAGCCCTATGTCTGTGATCAGTGTGGTAAAGCATTTCTTAAAATATCCAACCTCACAAAACATAAAcgaatccatacaggtgagaagcCCTTTGTATGTGACCAATGTGGTCaggcattttatgaaaaatccgATCTCACAGTACACAAACGtatccatacaggtgagaagcCCTTTGTATGTGATCAGTGTGGTAAAGCATTTAATCGTGAATATACTCTTAAAACACATAAACGCATCCATACAGGTGAAAAGCCCTAtgtatgtgatcaatgtggtaaaGCATTTAATGAAATATCCAACCTCACAAAACATAAACGAATCCATACTGGTTAG